The stretch of DNA CCATGCATATGCGGGGGTCTATACTAGTATGCTACTCCCTCCATTTAACAATTATCACCCCATTTCTCCAATTTATGTGAGGGGTATTATATTGAAGTGGGGTGAtagaagttgaatggagggagtataaaccaTTTAATCAAGGTCCATTTACAATTTTACATTCATGACCTACTTACTAACCTTCCTCAAATATAACGAAACAACAAAGACCATCTTGTGAAGAAACCCAAAGttccacatgtgagggttgtcccacattgataaaagaggagaagaattaccactttataaggcaaggggctactccctctatagccaattggttttagagtggaaccctcttgggcctaagttgtggactctttctcctccgtttgggtgcggCCCAGAAACCGAAATTTGATGTCATGGTAGCAACTAGCAAATAGTAGCAATCAGTCAATCACTAACCAAAAACTTCACATGCAAGAGAACTAATGGTTAAACTTACCGTTACCGTAGTAGATGGTGCAGTTATTCTTGGCTAATTAAGAGCAGTAGACCAGAGAATGACCCATGCTTTAAATGCCTATATAAATGAAAGAGTAATCAAGATCAAGAGCATCTCACACAAAACAACTGCTGACAACTAAAACAAAATGAAATTCATCCACCTCCAAACCAAAAATGAAAGTTCAAGTTTTAGTTCTCTCATATGCAGCAAACTAGCCTTTTTTATGATGGTTGTTTTTCTAATACAGAATATCACGGTAACTTCAGCACTGCGTAGTATTGACTACCCAGGCAACGACACCGACCACACAGCCCTGTTGGCCATCAAGAGCCAACTATCGGTTCCTTCCAACCACGTTTTAAGCTCATGGAATGAATCAATTCACCACTGTTCTTGGGAGGGGGTTACTTGTGGGCGTAAGCATAAGAGAGTGACTGTATTAGATTTGAGTGCTAGAGGTTTGGCAGGAACCATATCTCCTTTCATAGGAAACCTGAGCTTCCTTAAGATCATTTACCTTTACAATAATAGTCTATACGGCGAAATCCCCAACCAATTAGGTAATCTATTTAGGATTCGTGAACTATGGCTATATAACAACAATCTTGTAGGTGGAATTCCACCTAACATATCTAAGTGTGTTAACCTCAAACTTATATCCTTAAGCTACAACAGACTTGAGGGAAAACTCCCACAGGTATTAAGAGCATGGTCAAATTTAAAATACCTATTGTTGAAGTATAACAATATTAGGGGCCCTCTTTTTGATATCATACAAAACTTTACTTCTTTAGTAATAATAAATGTTGCTCATAACTCATTTACTGGAACTATCCCAAACAGTATTGGTAAGATGCAAAACCTAACTACACTCGATTTCGCAGCAAATAAACTCTCAGGAATACTTCCCACGTCCCTTTTCAATATCTCCTCCCTTCAAATTGTTGAATTTGGTAACAATCAACTACAAGGAGAACTTCCCAAGGATACTGGCTTCCCTATTCCTCGTCTACAATGGTTGAACCTCTGGGGAAACAACTTTTCAGGATCAATTCCAATCACGATACAAAACTTCACTACACTTCAAATTATTGATCTTAATTTTAATAGTTTTACAGAAACGGTTCCTTATGATTTTAGGAATTTTCGTAGCCTAACTCATTTAGGTTTTGCGTTTACCTATCTAGCGGGTGACATCAACTTTATAACTACACTTGTTAACTGCAGCCAGTTAATTATCCTAGAATTGGGACACAATCACTTTACAGGAATATTGCCCAAATCTGTTGCTAATCTCTCCACCTCTTTGCAAGATCTCAGTATCGCACAAACTTTGATAAGTGGAAAATTTCCTCAAAGTATTACCAATTTAAACAATCTTCTGCGCTTAGATCTGAGTAACAGCAAATTAGCGGGATCTCTTCCTGAGGATTTCGGAATGCTTCACAAATTGGAACGCCTTATTTTGTACTCAAACAGATTAACAGGTAGAATTCCGAGTTCCTTGGGTAATTTATCACTCTTGAGTGACCTCAATTTAGATGATAATGTATTGGAAGGGAGTATACCTCCACATCTCGGGAATTGCCAAAGCTTATTGTACCTAAATTTATCAAGCAATGAACTCAATGGAACCTTGGGCAATGAGCTATTTGAAGGATCTGCTTCATTTGTCAGTGTAGATTTTTCTCATAATCATTTGGAAGGCTCCTTACCTTTGGAAATGAGTAAACAAAATAACCTAGAAACCTTACGCCTGTCAAACAATAAGTTTTCAGGTGTCATTCCAGATAGTCTTGGCGACTGTCCCGATCTTCAAAACTTGCTCATGGATGGAAATTCTTTCCATGGACATATACCTTCATCCTTCGCTTCTTTGGCTAGCCTCCAACTAATTGACTTTTCTAGAAACAATTTATCCGCCCAATTCCATCCTTCTTCTCCAAATTTCACGATTTATATTACCTTAACTTATCTTACAACGATTTTGAGGGAAGGGTTCCGACGATTCAAGATTTGCAAATGCAAGTGCAATATCTCACTGCTTGGCAATAGCGGCTTTGTGGCGGAATTAAACAACCGCAATTACCTAAGTGCACTGAGAATAGAAGCATGGAAAGAATAAAGTTGATAATTCCAATTATCAGTGCACTTGTTGGGGTGGTGGCCCTGGCGGTAGGGGCCTTAGGGCTCTACCTGGCTTGTATCAAAAAGAAAAAGACACCTCTTTTATCAGGTTCAATCTTTGGGAATGCAACCAAGAAAGTGTCATATGACATGTTACTCAAAGCAACATCTGGTTTTTCTTTAGAGAACCTACTTGGGAGAGGCTCTTTTGGATCCGTGTTTAAAGGGATTTTGGATGGAAAGACGGTTGCAGTGAAAGTTCTCCGCTTGCAACACCACGGTGCATCTAAAAGCTTCATGGCAGAGTGCAACACGTTGAAGAATGTCCGTCATCGGAATCTGGTAGGCATCTTAACAGCTTGTTCTAGTATCGACTTTCAGAGAAATGATTTTAGAGCACTAGTGTACGAGTTCATGCCTAATGGAAGCCTAGACAAATGGTTACATGGAGGCGACAGAAACATGAGCCTTGCTCAAAGGGTGGATGTAGCAATTGATGTGGCCCATGCAATCAGCTATCTCCACCATGAGTGTGAAACTCCAATAGTGCACTGTGACTTGAAACCAAGCAACATATTGCTGGACAATGACATGGTCGCTCATGTTGGAGATTTTGGATTAGCAAGGTTTCTTACTCAACCTCGACATCCAAATCAAAGTAGTACAATTGGAATAAAGGGAACTATCGGCTATGCTGCTCCAGGTAATAACATCGTGATTCCTAATTATAATTTGTCTGACAAACACCGTGAAGTACTATTGCCAATATATCTACTACTTTCTACTTTCTAAATATGTATAGTCAGTGAGTAATTTTTAGGCTTTGTCTacttttattaacttttcaacaATTTTGTGGCTAAGCATTGTCATTGGGTTCACTTGTCAGAGTATGGGATCGGAAGTGAGCCATCTATAGAGGGTGATGTTTATAGCTATGGGATATTGCTACTTGAGCTAATGACAGGAAAAAGTCCAACAGACAACATGTTCAATGAAGGCTACAGCCTTCATAAGCATGCGGAAGCAGCGTTACCTGACCAAGTCTTACAAATTGTAGATCCATCACTTGAAGAAGATAATCTCACTGAAGAAGCCGATGACACACGGGCAATTCAAGATGAGGTTCAACGGAGAGTGGAATGCATTATTGCTGTGATCAGTGTTGGAGTGTCGTGCTCCAATCATCAACCTCAAGAACGAATGAAAATAGTTGATGCCACTAAGAGGCTTCAATCGGCAAGAGACAAACTTGTGAATGCTAGAAACAGGCGTAATCTTCCTGCAAGAGGTATATCATTAGACATATATTATATATCACGAGCTCACTAGTAATGAATTATGTTGAAAGTTTCAATTTGATTAGAAGTTCCGCTAACATAACATTATTTTCTACTTGCAGCGCTGATGGTTACAGGGGAATGACCACCTAATGTTGTTCTAAAACAGGAAAACGCTACAACCGTCCGGCGATTGAAATCTCAAGAGAGAGTTATTAAGACTACAAAATCTACCATATTAGTTGCATTTATTTAAGATGTTTTTAAGTTCCTGTTAGTTTGCTGTAAACATGATTTATAGATTTTCATGAACTCCGTTCTGTACTACGTATCATTTAATTATGCTAGTCAGTTTCCGCTAGGGGTAGCTATAATTGAAGGTGATAAGGGGATTACACAATAAATGATCAAGTGAGGGACAAGTACAACTTTGAATGCAGCAGAAAACTCTTGTTCTACTGTTAGGAATAGAATTATAATCAAAAGATATGAAAAATCAAGTAATCATCATAGAAAAACGCATACATACTCCTTAATATGAAAAATAAGAGAGAAGTCAATATCATCAAACCCCCTAATGTACGTCTAATGGATCCGCTAGGCAAGAGTCATTTAGGATGGAACTTGTCCTAAAGTCAAGCTGACGGCCTCACTTACATGATACTCCTTGCATCACAAACTTTGGCAATTTTTTCCCTAGTTAGTCTCTAACAAAGCCGGTCTTACATAAATATTAGCATAGTCAAAACGGAACTAACCCCCAAGGAATCATGATCCATATTTTGTGAGAAAGTAGTTACAGAACTAACTCATTTTATAATATATTTTTGTAAGGCCGCCTTACATACGTcgccaaactaaaaaaaaaaaaagggaaatttAACTTGGTTGCTCAACCTGGTTGAATGAGCCAAACCTGGAGTTTCTTAGACACACGCCACATAAAATTTAATGCGAACTCATTCTTATTAGCCAAATAAAATGTAGACCCAACATATGATAGGTTGTGTTCATAGAACAACCGGTAACCAAAGTGGTGTGTTTACATAGAATAATACATTCACAAGACCCTCACAAGGAGTATGAAAGTTAAACAAATAATTGCGACCAAAGGAGTAATAATATGATGTTAAAATATTTACATAAGCAATAAACTAGCTAATCTTTCAAAAAAGAGTAGAGATCACCTGTCCCACTTCAAAAAAAGGTACAATAATGAGATGACGTCACCGGGTGGTAGTATTTTGGTCAATAAATAGCCATTTTAGTTTGAATTCCAAATTATACTCCCTTTGTCATTGTCATTTGTTTGTCTATTCCATTTTGGGTGTCTCGGTCAATTTGTTTGCCTTTCTATTATAGGAATGTCTTGGATAAGCAATTGGATCCTCCATAGTCCATACTCAATTTAgtccacttgtcatcttataattgaCTCAcatctctttccttggtctttgggccaaaatcaaaggccaacaaatgaccggaacgaaGGGAATATATACTTTTTATGCGTATTGAGCTAATTATACATTTATACAATTATACACCTCAATAATCataaaagatgatgaattcaattTGTAACCTAAGCATTTAAGAATCCAGAAGACATGATCACTATCGATGGTCTTGGATATTCCTGGGCTATTTGTTGAATAATAACTAGTGTAATTTCCGTACAAATGTACGGTTTTTTAGATGAGAGTGTTAGAGATtataacaattaaattgttatttatttaactcCATTGATAATATTTCATATTAAGAATTGGAAAAAAAGAAACTTCAATAGTTTTAACCCAAATAAGATTATGTTTACTCAAAATATTTTGTCAAcattatttttaaaaatattattatattactgCATCCGCTTAAAACATCAATATTAACTAATGACGTTATTACTAAAATCAAATAAGATAAACGTGGATATAATCATAATAACCGTTAATTGAGTTTTTATCCAAAATAAATTGACATCTCATTAATTTCATTTCACCTCATTTAATTTTGattcgagaaaaaaaaattgatgggCAAAACTAATCGAAATAATTGGGTAATGTCATGAAATGTctattttaatgattttattttctaatttccaaaccatatttt from Silene latifolia isolate original U9 population chromosome 10, ASM4854445v1, whole genome shotgun sequence encodes:
- the LOC141605027 gene encoding putative LRR receptor-like serine/threonine-protein kinase At3g47570, whose amino-acid sequence is MLLKATSGFSLENLLGRGSFGSVFKGILDGKTVAVKVLRLQHHGASKSFMAECNTLKNVRHRNLVGILTACSSIDFQRNDFRALVYEFMPNGSLDKWLHGGDRNMSLAQRVDVAIDVAHAISYLHHECETPIVHCDLKPSNILLDNDMVAHVGDFGLARFLTQPRHPNQSSTIGIKGTIGYAAPEYGIGSEPSIEGDVYSYGILLLELMTGKSPTDNMFNEGYSLHKHAEAALPDQVLQIVDPSLEEDNLTEEADDTRAIQDEVQRRVECIIAVISVGVSCSNHQPQERMKIVDATKRLQSARDKLVNARNRRNLPARALMVTGE